In Gimesia benthica, a single window of DNA contains:
- a CDS encoding type 1 glutamine amidotransferase domain-containing protein, which produces MTDSLPLAGQKFLLFVGADYEDLELWYPKLRLEEAGAETTMAGLEANQTYLGKHGYPAESEATIESISSSDYQGVICAGGWMPDKLRRYEKVLSLLQEFHESEKLIAAICHGGWMPISAGIYQGVKVTGSPGIKDDLVNAGAIWEDAPVVVDRHFVCSRRPGDLPDFCRGILDVLQSK; this is translated from the coding sequence ATGACTGATTCACTCCCCCTCGCCGGACAGAAGTTTCTACTGTTCGTAGGAGCGGACTACGAAGACCTCGAACTCTGGTACCCGAAGCTCCGTCTCGAAGAAGCGGGCGCAGAGACAACCATGGCGGGACTGGAAGCCAATCAGACCTACCTGGGTAAGCATGGCTATCCGGCAGAATCGGAAGCCACCATTGAGAGCATTTCATCCAGCGATTACCAGGGGGTAATCTGTGCCGGCGGCTGGATGCCCGATAAGCTCCGCCGCTATGAAAAAGTACTTTCGCTGCTGCAGGAATTCCATGAAAGCGAAAAGCTGATTGCAGCCATCTGTCACGGTGGCTGGATGCCGATCTCTGCCGGCATCTATCAGGGCGTCAAAGTCACCGGTTCTCCCGGAATCAAAGACGACCTCGTCAATGCCGGCGCCATCTGGGAAGACGCACCTGTTGTCGTGGACCGACACTTCGTCTGCAGTCGTCGCCCGGGTGACCTCCCTGACTTCTGTCGTGGTATCCTGGATGTCCTTCAGTCGAAGTAA